The following proteins are encoded in a genomic region of Nakaseomyces glabratus chromosome J, complete sequence:
- the MAS2 gene encoding mitochondrial-processing protease subunit alpha (CAGL0J00671g~Ortholog(s) have metalloendopeptidase activity, role in protein processing involved in protein targeting to mitochondrion and mitochondrial processing peptidase complex localization), whose translation MLRNSLRVAQRRGYFQVSRLKNGLRVATSDTPGHFSALGMYVSSGSRYETGSLKGCTHIVDRLAFKSTKNIDARSMMETLELLGGNYQCTSSRESMMYQASVFNRDVEKMLNLLAETIRFPKITEEELQEQKFTAQYEIDNIWTKPDLILPELLHNTAYSGETLGSPLICPREILPSITKKSLLNYREKFYNPENTVAAFVGQPHEKSIELAEKYLGDWTTTGEPLDKTAAHYTGGETCIPSAPVFGTMPELMHIQIGFEGLPIDHPDIYALATLQTLLGGGGSFSAGGPGKGMYSRLYTHVLNQYYFVENCVSFNHAYSDSGIFGISLSCIPQAAPQAAEVIAQQFYNCFANGALRLTDAEVSRAKNQLKSSLLMNLESKLVELEDMGRQVLMHGKKIPVSEMVSKIESLTTKDISRVAEMVFTGKAHNKGNGTGRATIVMQGDRAAFGDVQEVLGHYGLGSSSFSTDQSKSSTTKLKWF comes from the coding sequence ATGTTGAGAAATTCTTTAAGAGTTGCGCAAAGACGAGGCTATTTTCAAGTCTCGCGGTTGAAGAATGGCCTGAGAGTTGCCACGAGTGATACACCTGGGCACTTCAGTGCATTGGGTATGTACGTAAGCAGTGGGTCCCGTTACGAGACAGGTAGTTTAAAAGGTTGTACACATATTGTTGATAGACTAGCGTTCAAATCGACAAAGAATATCGATGCGCGTTCGATGATGGAGACTTTAGAACTATTAGGGGGAAATTACCAGTGCACTTCCTCGAGAGAATCAATGATGTACCAGGCCTCTGTGTTCAATAGGGATGTGGAAAAGATGCTAAACTTACTTGCAGAGACTATTCGCTTTCCAAAAATTACTGAAGAAGAGTtacaagaacaaaaatttACCGCACAATATGAAATAGACAACATTTGGACCAAGCCGGACTTGATCTTGCCTGAACTGTTACATAACACTGCATACTCAGGGGAGACTTTGGGTTCCCCTCTTATTTGCCCCAGAGAAATATTACCATCCATTACAAAGAAAAGCTTGCTGAACTATAGGGAAAAGTTCTACAATCCCGAAAATACCGTCGCTGCCTTTGTTGGGCAACCTCATGAGAAATCCATTGAATTAGcagaaaaatatttggGTGATTGGACTACAACAGGTGAGCCTTTAGATAAAACTGCTGCACATTATACCGGTGGTGAAACATGCATACCATCTGCTCCTGTATTTGGAACAATGCCAGAACTAATGCACATACAAATTGGTTTTGAAGGGTTACCTATTGACCACCCTGACATATATGCTCTAGCCACATTACAGACATTGCTTGGAGGTGGTGGCTCATTTAGTGCAGGTGGACCTGGCAAGGGTATGTATTCCCGTTTATACACTCATGTTTTGAACCAGTACTATTTCGTTGAAAACTGTGTCTCTTTTAACCATGCTTACTCTGATTCTGGTATTTTTGGCATATCACTTTCATGCATACCTCAAGCAGCACCTCAAGCAGCAGAAGTTATCGCAcaacaattttataattgttTCGCAAATGGCGCCTTACGTCTAACAGATGCAGAGGTTTCAAGGGCCAAAAATCAACTAAAATCGTCCTTGCTAATGAACTTAGAATCAAAACTAGTAGAACTAGAAGACATGGGTAGACAAGTTTTGATGCATGGCAAAAAGATACCTGTATCTGAAATGGTTTCTAAAATCGAGTCCCTCACAACAAAAGATATTAGTAGAGTCGCAGAGATGGTATTTACAGGTAAAGCTCACAACAAGGGCAATGGAACCGGTAGGGCGACGATTGTTATGCAAGGTGATAGAGCTGCTTTTGGTGATGTTCAGGAAGTGCTTGGTCACTACGGTCTTGGTTCAAGCTCTTTTAGCACTGACcaatcaaaatcatcaacaacaaagcTGAAATGGTTTTAG
- the MYO1 gene encoding myosin 1 (CAGL0J00693g~Ortholog(s) have calcium-dependent ATPase activity, microfilament motor activity) has product MNQDMRVWVPDPVEIFVRGDLLNTDIVKDKFTGVEQQVGLVKKDNDGETATFKISEIFPVNPANFDRVDNMSELTHLNEPSVLNNLENRYKDNLIYTYSGLFLVAINPYKEISNLYSNSTIKSYHSSNEETSQKPHIFEVAESAYRDLKSKKQDQSILVTGESGAGKTENTKKILQYLASITSDSFEVSNNFEMKILQSNPVLESFGNAQTVRNNNSSRFGKFIKIEFDQSGKINGAFIEWYLLEKSRITNENRNERNYHIFYQLLKGTSQKDLESIYKLSSNDFAHYQILANSNHVIPGVDDAAEFQKLLVALETVGFGKDQINSIFKIVAVILHCGNIEFVSEKSEQASFKSDISAIATLLGVSESDFKTAILKPRSKAGREWVSQAKNANQARFIINSLCRTLYEHLFGYIVDTINMSLNHGSMTANYIGLLDIAGFEIFEHNSFEQLCINYTNEKLQQFFNHHMFVLEQSEYLKENIQWDYVDYGKDLQSTINLLEAKGPPTGILPLLDEETILPKSEDSSFYSKLISTWQQNSTKFKRSKLDMCFVLKHYAGDVEYHVNGWLAKNKDPLNENLVNILSVSSNRLISEFFSGFESISSPSSSPTRLTHSSSSASINSLGKGRTNLKTALSRHREQQSSLLSQLALTNPHFVRCIIPNNKKMSETFDRRLILDQLRCNGVLEGIRIAREGYPNRILFKEFYERYRILSEHLDKSSDAINYKQSSQILISELHLDPTTYKVGTSKLFFKAGTLAELESKKESILFEITVRFNSIIRGWSQRKRTKGEIQKMRASEMIGNVFRKYNEKMQDPWFNMYMKIKPLLASSQNIVDSRKYTEKIKVLEQKLTAVETEKKIHTAKHNDLLNELNDVKNLLDVEKEKLKRNEQLLSKSNEQQREIETMIKEIREDKSTLLSEKEAAISKIQELELVRQKLEEKNNEKDASIAELTRKLSSLESEKGDITRQISMDTEVLKKLENEKMEKERVIEKLSHDIKERDHIIDELKQKEHISNKDLDIKLQTLEKNCNVALTKLKSLLNENAELREEVGKNKKLHANTIQQVSSKEKEIERLKARFASNQGEINEILKQRDSLMAENDKLSKELSEMKMALRKANENYAQMKNQIEEMAKQEHINRENSPMESRSDISLLKKQLEDEKSLNKYLNQKLLGDRVVQRSLHLDDLSNADKDVLLKKYYEIKTALHEQSTSLEEAIEENKNLISRLRFTETRLASSSFESQTVKAQLKKLKHFLENKGMQADIDQLLSDIKPSDVNVEQILLEVQHLKMQLNAEQKAHKEAEAAITALHSKFELIQKVDSTSDIYKIKYEASEEHVRALENKLRSLPFKDRTNLPSGEIFTNKDSISKYEEELRFYKIENFKLQDKLSEFENICGSLKHEIKQGSVKEVLLEEQVERLQKDLESTERQKEMLTSNLRQQRQQYEDCLSDLNANETQLREYNHALKQAEDDIKGMATVIEKLKSSNKQKDKTIWDRETEKNDLDMQLQETLLELKRVQDMNQLLQTDVHHFKERLNTSSDVSRYTNEIERLKEALDESSKYSGEFKKEISTLKYKLETLKNDSEAKIEHLLKQSEHYETIVGQLGEERDENQEIIKDLNQKLIDMESNLKKLNDDYEALSQQRDTLLQESDRLRSELGNSTEQFNATVKHNVDVNDKLRNLEETLRLQTEQNERNEQLVKSIQMDLESYKMKYDEEKQKNIDLVEEAETLKSVTVRLEETIKDLDQRLSDTSEKEAWLRKIHEVETLLNDERDMKIEEMKKSKALERTINELEARNASQVEVIETANGDRTKFEETVMKYNEQMHQLEKYISQQEIDMKKVVRENMEYQEKMNEMERELMLWKQRYHVASGGTNNFSQRNEEEVMVQT; this is encoded by the coding sequence CCTCTCAAAAACCAcatatatttgaagttgCAGAAAGCGCCTATCGTGATTTAAAATCCAAAAAACAAGACCAATCCATTTTGGTCACAGGTGAATCGGGTGCTGGTAAAACCGAgaatacaaagaaaatcCTGCAGTATTTGGCATCTATAACATCAGACTCGTTTGAAGTCTCAAATAActttgaaatgaaaatctTACAAAGTAATCCTGTTTTGGAGTCCTTTGGTAACGCCCAAACTGTGCGTAATAATAACTCATCCAGATTTGGTAAATtcataaaaatagaatttGATCAAAGTGGGAAGATCAATGGAGCGTTCATAGAATGGTATCTATTAGAAAAGTCAAGGATTACcaatgaaaatagaaatgaaaggaattatcatatattttatcaattgtTGAAAGGTACATCACAGAAAGATCTTGAGTCCATATATAAATTGTCATCAAATGATTTCGCacattatcaaatattagCAAACTCGAATCATGTGATACCCGGGGTTGACGATGCTGCAGAGTTCCAAAAGTTGTTAGTTGCACTTGAAACAGTTGGATTTGGTAAAGATCAGATTAActctatttttaaaattgtAGCTGTCATCTTACATTGTGGAAACATAGAATTTGTATCTGAGAAATCTGAACAGGCATCCTTCAAATCCGACATATCTGCAATTGCTACATTGCTAGGTGTTTCAGAGAGTGATTTCAAAACGGCAATCTTGAAACCGCGGTCAAAAGCAGGTAGAGAATGGGTATCGCAGGCTAAAAATGCAAATCAGGCCCGTTTTATCATCAACTCTCTGTGTAGAACATTATATGAGCACCTATTTGGATATATTGTGGATACAATCAATATGAGTCTTAACCATGGATCTATGACAGCTAACTACATAGGATTGTTAGACATTGCTGGTTTTGAGATATTTGAGCataattcttttgaacAACTCTGTATTAACTATACTAATGAGAAGCTTCAACAGTTCTTTAATCATCATATGTTTGTACTGGAACAAAGTGAGTACTTAAAGGAAAACATTCAATGGGATTATGTAGATTATGGAAAAGATCTACAATCGACAATAAATCTATTGGAAGCAAAAGGACCACCAACAGGTATATTACCGcttcttgatgaagaaacaaTTTTACCTAAATCGGAAGATTCCTCATTCTACTCTAAACTAATATCAACTTGGCAACAAAACTCTACAAAATTCAAGAGATCAAAATTAGATATGTGTTTTGTTTTAAAACACTATGCTGGCGATGTTGAGTATCATGTTAATGGGTGGTTAGCAAAAAATAAGGACCCCCTAAATGAGAATCTAgttaatattttatcagTTTCATCGAATAGATTGATTTCAGAGTTCTTCAGTGGATTTGAAAGTATTAGTTCCCCATCATCCTCACCAACAAGATTGACTcactcttcttcatcggCTTCTATTAACAGTCTAGGAAAAGGTCGAACCAACCTGAAGACTGCCCTATCACGCCATAGGGAGCAACAATCTTCATTGTTATCACAATTAGCCCTAACAAATCCACACTTTGTGAGATGCATCATCccaaacaataaaaaaatgtcaGAGACATTTGACAGAAGATTGATTTTAGATCAGCTGAGATGCAATGGTGTTTTAGAGGGTATAAGAATAGCGCGAGAAGGTTATCCGAATCGTATCTTATTCAAGGAGTTTTATGAACGCTATAGGATATTATCGGAACACCTAGATAAATCAAGTGATGCAATCAACTATAAGCAGAGCTCTCAAATCTTGATCTCCGAACTTCATCTGGATCCAACAACATATAAAGTTGGTACTTCCAAGCTTTTCTTTAAAGCAGGAACTCTTGCAGAGCTGGAAAGTAAGAAAGAGAgtatattatttgaaataacAGTTAGGTTTAACTCGATAATTAGAGGATGGTCACAGAGGAAAAGAACTAAGGgtgaaattcaaaagatgCGGGCATCAGAAATGATAGGGAATGTATTCCGGAagtataatgaaaaaatgcAAGACCCATGGTTTAACATGTATATGAAAATAAAGCCATTGTTAGCATCATCACAAAATATTGTAGATAGCAGAAAATACACAGAAAAGATCAAGGTCCTGGAACAAAAGTTGACAGCAGttgaaactgaaaagaaaatacatACTGCAAAACACAATGATCTGCTTAATGAGTTAAATGACGTTAAAAATTTATTAGATGttgaaaaggaaaaactCAAAAGAAATGAGCAATTActatcaaaatcaaatgaaCAGCAAAGAGAAATTGAGACAATGATCAAGGAAATTAGAGAAGATAAAAGTACCTTACTCTCTGAGAAAGAGGCGGCAATCTCAAAAATTCAAGAATTGGAACTAGTCAGgcaaaaacttgaagaaaagaacaatgAGAAAGATGCTTCTATTGCAGAGCTAACTAGAAAGctctcttctttggaaTCTGAAAAGGGCGATATTACTAGGCAAATTTCCATGGATACTGAAGTTCTGAAGAAGCTTGAGAATGAAAAGATGGAAAAGGAGAGGGTTATAGAGAAACTTAGCCATgatatcaaagaaagagaccatattattgatgaattgAAGCAGAAGGAGCATATATCAAACAAAGATCTAGATATAAAACTGCAAACTTTGGAAAAGAACTGTAATGTTGCCCtaacaaaattgaaatcTCTTCTCAACGAGAATGCTGAGTTGCGAGAAGAGGTTggaaagaacaaaaaattacatGCTAACACTATCCAACAAGTTTCATCTAAGGAAAAGGAGATTGAAAGATTGAAGGCTAGGTTTGCCTCCAATCAAGGTGAAATAAATGAGATTCTAAAGCAAAGAGATAGCTTGATGgctgaaaatgataaattgTCTAAAGAATTGTctgaaatgaaaatggcTCTAAGGAAAGCGAACGAAAACTATGCCCAAATGAAGAACCAAATTGAGGAAATGGCTAAGCAGGAGCATATAAATAGAGAGAATAGTCCAATGGAGTCGAGATCGGATATTTCACTTCTAAAGAAACaacttgaagatgaaaaatcTTTAAACAAATACCTCAATCAAAAGCTATTAGGTGATCGAGTAGTTCAAAGAAGTTTACATTTGGATGACTTATCCAATGCGGACAAAGATGTTTTACTCAAGAAATATTACGAAATCAAAACGGCTCTCCATGAACAATCTACTTCTTTAGAAGaagcaattgaagaaaataaaaatctgATATCCCGATTAAGGTTCACCGAAACTAGacttgcttcttcttcttttgagtCGCAGACAGTAAAGGCACAACTAAAGAAACTAAAACACTTCCTAGAAAACAAAGGGATGCAGGCTGATATAGATCAATTGCTCTCGGATATAAAACCTTCTGATGTCAATGTAGAGCAAATCCTCCTCGAAGTTCAACACCTAAAAATGCAGTTGAATGCAGAACAGAAGGCACATAAAGAAGCAGAGGCAGCAATAACAGCTCTGCATTCTAAATTTGAGTTGATTCAAAAGGTTGATTCAACTTCTGATATTTACAAGATCAAGTATGAGGCTAGTGAAGAGCATGTCCGTGCTTTGGAAAATAAGCTACGCTCATTGCCTTTCAAAGATAGGACAAACCTACCTAGTGGTGAGATATTCACAAATAAGGATAGCATATCCAAGTATGAAGAGGAGTTAAGGTTTTACAAGATCGAGAATTTCAAGCTTCAAGATAAGCTTTCTGAGTTTGAGAATATTTGTGGTAGTTTAAAGCATGAAATCAAACAAGGTAGTGTGAAAGAAGTTCTTTTAGAGGAGCAAGTTGAAAGACTTCAGAAAGATTTAGAATCCACTGAACGACAAAAGGAAATGCTGACTTCTAATTTACGTCAACAAAGGCAGCAATACGAAGATTGTTTGAGTGATCTTAATGCCAATGAGACTCAGTTAAGAGAATATAATCATGCGTTAAAACAAGCAGAAGATGATATAAAGGGGATGGCAACtgttattgaaaaactcAAAAGCTCAAATAAGCAAAAAGATAAGACTATCTGGGATCGCGAAACAGAAAAGAATGATTTAGACATGCAATTACAAGAAACACTCTTGGAGCTCAAGAGAGTCCAAGATATGAATCAATTACTTCAAACCGATGTGCATCATTTCAAGGAGAGATTGAACACAAGCAGTGATGTTTCAAGATATACCAATGAAATTGAGAGATTGAAGGAGGCTTTGGATGAATCTTCAAAATATAGTGGTGAAtttaagaaagaaatatcGACATTGAAGTACAAGTTAGAAACATTGAAGAACGACTCAGAAGCCAAAATAGAGCATTTACTAAAGCAATCTGAGCATTACGAAACTATTGTTGGTCAGTTGGGTGAGGAGAGAGACgaaaatcaagaaattatCAAAGATTTGAACCAAAAATTGATTGATATGGAgtcaaatttgaaaaagctAAACGATGATTATGAAGCCCTAAGTCAACAAAGAGATACTCTACTTCAAGAGTCAGACAGACTAAGATCTGAACTTGGTAATTCTACAGAGCAGTTCAACGCGACAGTAAAACACAATGTTGATGTTAATGATAAGTTAAGGAACCTCGAGGAGACACTTCGTTTACAAACCGAGCAAAATGAGAGGAATGAGCAATTAGTGAAGTCTATTCAAATGGATCTTGAATCatacaaaatgaaatatgatgaagaaaagcagaaaaatattgatttaGTTGAAGAGGCGGAGACATTGAAAAGTGTCACAGTTAGATTAGAAGAAACTATAAAGGATCTTGATCAAAGATTATCTGATACCTCCGAGAAAGAAGCTTGGCTCAGGAAAATACATGAAGTTGAAACATTGTTAAATGATGAAAGAGACAtgaaaattgaagaaatgaaaaagtCGAAGGCACTCGAAAGGACAATCAATGAGCTTGAAGCTAGAAATGCCTCACAGGTTGAGGTAATAGAAACTGCAAATGGTGATAGAAcgaaatttgaagaaacagtCATGAAATACAATGAACAGATGCATCAATTAGAAAAGTATATTTCCCAACAAGAAATTGACATGAAAAAGGTTGTAAGGGAAAACATGGAATACCAAGAGAAGATGAATGAAATGGAAAGAGAACTAATGCTGTGGAAGCAAAGATATCATGTCGCATCAGGAGGTACTAATAATTTCTCGCaaagaaatgaagaagaggtaATGGTGCAAACATGA